In the genome of Cupriavidus taiwanensis, one region contains:
- a CDS encoding maleate cis-trans isomerase family protein encodes MQKVFRIGQIVPSSNTTMETEIPAMLMARQQIRPERFTFHSSRMRMKKVVKEELAAMDAESDRCAVELSDARVDVLGYACLVAIMAMGHGYHRQSEQRLKAHTTANGGDAPVITSAGALVDALKVMGAKRIAVVAPYMKPLTELVVDYIRNEGYEVVDYRALEIPDNLDVGRHDPSRLPEIVAQMDTRDADVIVLSACVQMPSLPAVAKVEAMTGKPVLTAAIATTYAMLRALDLEPVVPGAGALLSGAY; translated from the coding sequence ATGCAAAAAGTCTTTCGTATCGGCCAGATCGTCCCCAGCTCGAACACGACGATGGAAACCGAAATCCCCGCCATGCTGATGGCGCGCCAGCAGATCCGCCCGGAACGCTTCACCTTCCATTCAAGCCGCATGCGGATGAAGAAGGTGGTCAAGGAAGAACTGGCGGCAATGGATGCCGAGTCCGACCGCTGCGCGGTGGAGCTGAGCGATGCCCGCGTCGACGTGCTTGGCTATGCCTGCCTCGTCGCGATCATGGCGATGGGCCATGGCTACCACCGGCAATCCGAACAGCGCCTGAAGGCACATACCACAGCGAACGGCGGCGACGCGCCAGTCATCACCAGTGCCGGGGCGCTGGTGGATGCGCTCAAGGTGATGGGCGCGAAGCGCATTGCAGTGGTCGCGCCCTACATGAAGCCGCTGACCGAACTGGTGGTGGACTACATCCGCAACGAGGGCTATGAAGTCGTGGACTACCGCGCGCTGGAAATCCCCGACAACCTCGACGTCGGCCGCCATGATCCGTCGCGCCTGCCGGAGATCGTTGCGCAGATGGACACGCGGGACGCCGACGTGATCGTGCTGTCTGCCTGCGTGCAGATGCCATCGCTGCCGGCCGTGGCCAAGGTCGAGGCGATGACCGGCAAGCCGGTGCTCACCGCCGCCATTGCAACCACCTACGCCATGCTGCGCGCGCTGGACCTGGAACCGGTCGTGCCGGGCGCGGGTGCGCTGCTGTCCGGCGCTTACTGA
- a CDS encoding 2,5-dihydroxypyridine 5,6-dioxygenase: MPVSDHQMIEAWRKVLRLSRLEPGQTVTILTSAATHPQTLSTALTATQSMGAIVNRLDLPPVNGEKALSRDALAYLGTTPLTGNPAAIAALKASDLVLDLMTLLFSPEQHEILQGGTKILLAVEPPEVLARLVPCEADRERVKAASQRLASAKEMHVVSPAGTDLRCPLGEFAAIGEYGFVDEPGRWDHWPSGFALTWPNEGAAHGTIVLDKGDILLPQKSYVTEPIRLTVEAGFATRIEGGLHAELLSEYMASFNDPEAYAISHIGWGLQPRAHWSTLGLYDREATIGMDARAFEGNFLFSLGPNNEAGGHRTTACHIDIPVRRCTVRLDGVDVVTAGKVTDGFRYPEDKS; the protein is encoded by the coding sequence ATGCCGGTAAGTGACCACCAGATGATCGAGGCCTGGCGCAAGGTGCTGCGGCTGTCCCGGCTGGAGCCGGGACAGACCGTCACCATCCTCACCAGTGCCGCCACCCACCCGCAGACGCTGTCCACCGCGCTCACCGCCACGCAATCGATGGGTGCCATCGTCAACCGGCTCGACCTGCCCCCCGTCAACGGCGAGAAGGCACTGAGCCGCGATGCGCTCGCCTACCTCGGTACCACGCCGCTGACCGGCAATCCGGCGGCCATCGCCGCACTGAAGGCGAGCGACCTGGTGCTGGATCTGATGACGCTGCTGTTCTCGCCGGAGCAGCACGAGATCCTGCAGGGCGGCACCAAAATCCTGCTCGCCGTCGAGCCGCCCGAGGTGCTGGCCCGGTTGGTGCCCTGCGAGGCCGATCGCGAACGCGTGAAGGCGGCGTCTCAGCGGCTGGCAAGCGCGAAGGAAATGCACGTCGTCTCGCCCGCCGGCACCGACCTGCGCTGCCCGCTGGGCGAATTCGCCGCCATCGGCGAGTACGGCTTTGTCGACGAGCCCGGGCGCTGGGACCACTGGCCCAGCGGCTTCGCGCTCACCTGGCCGAACGAAGGCGCTGCGCACGGCACCATCGTGCTCGATAAGGGCGACATCCTGCTGCCGCAGAAGAGCTACGTCACCGAGCCGATCCGCCTGACGGTCGAAGCGGGCTTTGCGACGCGCATCGAAGGTGGGCTCCATGCCGAACTGCTGAGCGAATACATGGCGTCATTCAACGATCCCGAAGCGTATGCGATCTCGCATATCGGCTGGGGGCTCCAGCCTCGTGCACATTGGTCGACGCTGGGCCTGTACGACCGCGAGGCCACCATTGGCATGGATGCGCGCGCGTTCGAGGGCAACTTCCTGTTCTCGCTCGGCCCGAACAACGAGGCCGGCGGCCATCGCACCACGGCCTGCCATATCGACATCCCGGTGCGCCGCTGCACCGTGCGCCTGGACGGCGTCGACGTGGTGACTGCGGGCAAGGTGACCGACGGCTTCCGCTACCCGGAGGACAAGTCGTGA
- a CDS encoding FAD binding domain-containing protein yields MKAVAFSYHAPGSLPDALSRLGADIDVSKAMGGGQSLGPMLNLRLTRPDTVVDVSALRELRDVTAGADGIRIGACVTHAQIEDGVFEPLRGTMLQAVAGGIAYRAIRNRGTVGGSLAHADPAADWVVAMTALGARIEIASAAGTREVPMESFMLGAYTTVLADGELIAAVRVPPQTAHSRWGYQKLCRKTGEFAEASCAAYFDASRSFARIVLGALDGPPVVLPGLTRAVAAQGAAALTADAVAEAVAQAAPGRDAIDRKLYRTVVMRCVTQLLN; encoded by the coding sequence ATGAAAGCCGTTGCATTCTCTTACCACGCACCCGGCTCGCTGCCGGACGCATTGAGCCGCCTGGGCGCGGACATTGATGTATCCAAGGCCATGGGCGGCGGTCAATCGCTCGGGCCGATGCTGAACCTGCGCCTGACGCGGCCCGATACGGTGGTCGACGTGTCGGCGCTGCGCGAATTGCGCGACGTGACCGCAGGCGCCGACGGCATCCGCATCGGCGCCTGCGTGACTCATGCGCAGATCGAGGACGGCGTATTCGAGCCGCTGCGCGGCACCATGCTGCAGGCCGTTGCCGGCGGCATCGCCTATCGGGCGATCCGCAACCGCGGCACCGTAGGCGGCAGCCTAGCGCATGCGGACCCCGCGGCCGACTGGGTCGTGGCCATGACCGCGCTGGGCGCGCGCATCGAGATCGCATCCGCTGCCGGCACGCGCGAAGTGCCGATGGAGTCGTTCATGCTCGGTGCCTACACCACGGTGCTGGCTGACGGCGAGCTGATTGCCGCGGTGCGGGTGCCGCCGCAGACCGCGCACAGCCGCTGGGGCTACCAGAAGCTGTGCCGCAAGACCGGCGAGTTCGCCGAGGCCAGCTGCGCCGCGTACTTCGACGCCAGCCGCAGCTTCGCCCGCATCGTGCTCGGCGCGCTGGACGGCCCGCCCGTGGTGCTGCCCGGCCTGACTCGCGCCGTCGCGGCGCAGGGCGCGGCGGCGCTGACGGCCGACGCCGTCGCCGAAGCCGTCGCGCAAGCCGCGCCGGGCAGGGACGCCATCGACCGCAAGCTGTACCGAACCGTCGTGATGCGCTGCGTCACGCAACTGCTGAATTGA
- a CDS encoding MFS transporter — MTISLTRAKTRAETSAPASGMTAEERKVILASSFGALMEWYDFYIYAALAVYFGALFFPPGNETAAFLASLATFGAGFLIRPVGALVFGRLGDRIGRKYTFLVTILLMGVATVGVGVLPTYEQIGITATVLLVLLRLLQGLALGGEVGGAVTYVAEHSPAGKRGLYTSSLQTTATLGLLSSLFVVYLLKTFLTEAEFRAWGWRIPFIVSLVMLVISVYIRGKLHESPVFARMKAGNATSKSPIRESFTRWENLKSVLLLFVVAAGLGAIFGTGHFYSMFFLNKTLHVPIETVHKLIAIALVVATPCYLFFGWLSDRIGRKYIMMAACLLAALCTQPVFKGLTHYANPALEQFQRQGTVQVTAGDCKARLFGEPVSACDKIRGYLTDLGVGYTFVPASDPGRAEIQIGARTLQGFDRTAIKTALVEAGWPERADPGRMNTPMVFMLLLVPILFLAMVYGPMAAFMVELFPARVRYTSLSLPFHLGAGWVGGMLSFVVTAMNVSSGDVYFGLWYPVVIAGLAFVIGMVFVPETRGRDLST, encoded by the coding sequence ATGACGATCAGCCTGACCCGCGCCAAGACGCGCGCCGAGACGAGTGCCCCGGCCTCCGGCATGACCGCCGAAGAACGCAAGGTCATCCTTGCCTCATCCTTCGGCGCCCTGATGGAGTGGTACGACTTTTACATCTACGCGGCGCTGGCGGTGTATTTCGGCGCACTGTTCTTTCCGCCGGGCAATGAAACGGCCGCCTTCCTGGCCAGCCTGGCTACCTTCGGCGCCGGCTTCCTGATCCGGCCGGTGGGCGCGCTGGTGTTCGGGCGCCTGGGCGACCGGATCGGCCGCAAGTACACCTTCCTGGTCACCATCCTGCTGATGGGCGTGGCCACGGTGGGCGTCGGCGTGCTGCCGACATACGAGCAGATCGGCATCACCGCCACGGTGCTGCTGGTGCTGCTGCGACTGCTGCAAGGCCTCGCGCTGGGCGGCGAAGTGGGCGGCGCGGTCACGTATGTCGCCGAGCATTCGCCGGCAGGCAAGCGCGGCCTCTACACCAGCTCGCTGCAGACCACCGCCACGCTGGGGCTGCTGTCCTCGCTATTCGTGGTCTACCTGCTCAAGACCTTCCTGACCGAAGCGGAATTCCGCGCGTGGGGCTGGCGCATCCCGTTCATCGTGTCGCTGGTGATGCTGGTGATCTCGGTCTATATCCGCGGCAAGCTGCATGAATCGCCGGTGTTCGCACGCATGAAGGCTGGCAATGCCACCTCGAAGTCCCCCATCCGCGAAAGCTTCACGCGGTGGGAGAACCTGAAGTCGGTGCTGCTGCTGTTCGTGGTGGCCGCCGGACTCGGCGCGATCTTCGGCACCGGCCACTTCTACAGCATGTTCTTCCTCAACAAGACGCTGCACGTGCCGATCGAAACCGTGCACAAGCTGATCGCGATCGCCCTGGTGGTGGCGACGCCTTGCTACCTGTTCTTCGGCTGGCTGTCGGACCGCATCGGCCGCAAGTACATCATGATGGCCGCCTGCCTGCTGGCTGCGCTCTGCACCCAGCCGGTGTTCAAGGGGCTGACCCACTACGCCAATCCCGCCCTGGAGCAGTTCCAGCGGCAAGGCACGGTGCAAGTGACCGCGGGCGACTGCAAGGCGCGCCTGTTCGGCGAACCGGTGTCGGCCTGCGACAAGATCCGCGGCTACCTGACCGACCTGGGCGTGGGCTACACCTTCGTGCCGGCCAGCGACCCGGGCCGGGCGGAAATCCAGATCGGCGCGCGCACGCTACAGGGCTTCGACCGCACCGCCATCAAGACGGCACTGGTCGAGGCCGGCTGGCCGGAGCGCGCCGATCCCGGCAGGATGAATACGCCGATGGTGTTCATGCTGCTGCTGGTGCCGATCCTGTTCCTGGCCATGGTCTATGGGCCGATGGCCGCCTTCATGGTCGAGCTGTTCCCGGCCCGGGTACGCTACACCTCGCTGTCGCTGCCCTTCCACCTTGGTGCGGGCTGGGTCGGAGGCATGCTGTCATTCGTGGTGACGGCGATGAACGTCTCCAGCGGCGACGTGTATTTTGGCCTCTGGTACCCGGTGGTTATCGCCGGCCTCGCCTTCGTCATCGGCATGGTGTTCGTGCCGGAGACGCGCGGGCGCGACCTGTCCACCTGA
- a CDS encoding N-carbamoylsarcosine amidohydrolase, producing the protein MHREIGAYQRQGFGNALELDGPFGLLIVDFVNGFADPAVFGGGNIREAIASTVPLLAVARREGWPVAHSRIVYADDGADHNVFSMKVPNMLTLKEHAFNSAIVEELAPRPGELVVRKTVPSAFFGTSLAAWLTQRGVRTLVVAGAVTSGCVRASVVDAMQYGFRPLVLSDCVGDRALGPHEANLFDMAQKYATVATRADGLAAIGVRE; encoded by the coding sequence ATGCACAGGGAAATCGGCGCGTACCAGCGCCAGGGCTTCGGCAATGCGCTGGAGCTGGATGGGCCCTTCGGGCTGCTGATCGTGGACTTCGTCAACGGCTTTGCCGATCCGGCGGTGTTCGGCGGCGGAAATATCCGCGAGGCCATTGCCAGTACCGTGCCGCTGCTCGCGGTGGCGCGGCGCGAAGGCTGGCCGGTCGCGCACAGCCGCATCGTCTATGCCGATGACGGCGCCGACCACAACGTCTTCTCTATGAAGGTGCCGAACATGCTGACGCTGAAGGAGCATGCCTTCAACAGCGCCATCGTGGAAGAACTGGCGCCGCGCCCGGGCGAACTGGTGGTGCGCAAGACGGTGCCGTCGGCGTTCTTCGGCACGTCGCTGGCGGCATGGCTGACGCAGCGCGGCGTGCGCACGCTGGTGGTGGCCGGCGCCGTCACCAGCGGGTGCGTGCGGGCCAGCGTGGTCGATGCGATGCAGTACGGCTTCCGCCCGCTGGTGCTGTCCGACTGCGTGGGCGACCGCGCGCTGGGGCCGCATGAGGCCAACCTGTTCGACATGGCGCAGAAGTACGCAACCGTCGCCACGCGGGCAGACGGGCTTGCTGCCATTGGCGTGCGGGAATAG
- a CDS encoding xanthine dehydrogenase family Fe-S subunit, translating into MQTIEFTVNGRRVSGACADRTHLGDYLRETHRLTGTHLGCEHGVCGACTVLVDGKPVRACITFAAACQGADIVTVEGYEDDAVMADLRAAFNRHHALQCGYCTPGMLATARDIVLRLPDADEATIRHELSGNLCRCTGYMGIVAAIRSVLDARRAATGVIARHAGAAAAPLPFAGFTVADEALGTQPHLAAAGSAEPERSADRKGWSRIEGGFTVPYALDEVWAFMADLPAVAGCLPGAVLTEVAGEKVKGHIAIKFGPMSARFEGAARLQRDDANKRGVLKGAGQDSLSNSKAAGDIAYQLRALSAGETEVAVDLQYSLQGPLAQFSRSGLVRDFVRRMIADFGRSVSRRMDPTLSEAERNQVARLNPVAMFCGVLWERVRRLFGPR; encoded by the coding sequence GTGCAGACCATCGAATTCACCGTCAACGGCCGCCGGGTGTCCGGCGCGTGCGCGGACCGGACTCACCTGGGCGACTACCTGCGCGAAACGCATCGCCTGACCGGCACCCACCTCGGTTGCGAGCACGGCGTGTGCGGCGCCTGCACCGTGCTGGTGGACGGCAAGCCGGTGCGCGCGTGCATCACCTTTGCCGCCGCCTGCCAGGGCGCCGACATCGTCACGGTGGAGGGCTACGAGGACGACGCGGTCATGGCCGACCTGCGCGCCGCCTTCAACCGGCACCACGCGCTGCAGTGCGGCTATTGCACGCCCGGGATGCTGGCTACCGCGCGCGATATCGTGCTGCGCCTGCCCGATGCCGACGAAGCCACCATCCGGCATGAGCTGTCGGGCAACCTGTGCCGCTGTACCGGCTATATGGGCATCGTCGCCGCGATCCGTTCGGTGCTGGACGCGCGCCGCGCGGCCACCGGCGTGATCGCGCGGCATGCCGGCGCGGCAGCCGCGCCGCTGCCATTCGCGGGCTTCACGGTTGCCGATGAGGCGCTCGGCACGCAGCCGCACCTGGCTGCAGCAGGCAGCGCCGAGCCGGAGCGCTCGGCCGACCGCAAGGGCTGGTCGCGCATCGAGGGCGGCTTTACCGTGCCCTATGCGCTGGACGAGGTATGGGCCTTCATGGCGGACCTGCCGGCCGTGGCGGGCTGCCTGCCCGGTGCGGTGCTGACGGAAGTGGCCGGCGAGAAGGTCAAGGGCCATATCGCCATCAAGTTCGGCCCCATGTCGGCAAGGTTCGAAGGCGCCGCCCGCCTTCAGCGCGATGACGCGAACAAGCGTGGCGTGCTGAAGGGTGCGGGACAGGACTCGCTCAGCAATTCCAAGGCGGCGGGCGATATCGCCTACCAGCTCAGGGCCTTGTCCGCCGGCGAGACCGAAGTTGCGGTCGACCTGCAGTATTCGCTGCAGGGGCCGCTCGCGCAGTTCTCGCGCTCGGGGCTGGTGCGAGACTTCGTGCGGCGGATGATCGCCGACTTCGGCAGGTCGGTATCGCGCAGGATGGATCCGACGCTGAGCGAGGCCGAACGCAACCAGGTCGCGCGGCTGAATCCGGTGGCGATGTTCTGCGGCGTGCTGTGGGAGCGCGTGCGGCGCCTGTTCGGCCCGCGCTGA
- a CDS encoding amidohydrolase family protein produces MTYVKKIALEEHFMTPGFQAYSKGFTQHIDPAVFAELGRRLADFDEERLAEMDRCGIDITVLSQTGPGVQGEADPGLALTRARQSNDFLAAQIARHPTRYAGFAALPMHDPGQAAGELERAVLQLGFKGSLVNGHTHGRYYDAPAYDALWERMQALDVPMYLHPTDAFVSPQVLAGHPELAGAAWGWGVETASHALRLLFSGVFDRFPRLKLILGHMGEGLPYQRWRFDSRFAVYSHGVRLERAPSEYIGSNIVITTSGVCSHGALMGALAELGPEAVMFSVDYPYESTEVAARFIDSAPLDDTTRALVCHGNAQRLLKL; encoded by the coding sequence ATGACTTACGTGAAGAAGATCGCCCTGGAAGAGCATTTCATGACCCCCGGCTTCCAGGCTTATTCCAAAGGGTTCACGCAGCATATCGATCCGGCGGTGTTCGCCGAGCTTGGTCGCCGTCTTGCCGACTTCGACGAAGAGCGGCTTGCCGAGATGGACCGGTGCGGCATCGACATCACCGTGCTGTCGCAAACCGGACCCGGCGTGCAGGGCGAAGCCGATCCCGGACTGGCGCTGACCCGTGCGCGCCAGAGCAATGACTTCCTGGCGGCGCAGATCGCCCGCCATCCGACGCGCTATGCCGGCTTTGCCGCGCTGCCGATGCACGATCCAGGGCAGGCCGCTGGCGAACTGGAGCGTGCCGTGCTGCAGCTCGGCTTCAAGGGCTCGCTGGTAAACGGCCATACACATGGTCGCTATTACGACGCCCCGGCGTATGACGCGCTCTGGGAACGCATGCAGGCGCTGGACGTGCCGATGTACCTGCATCCGACCGATGCCTTCGTGTCGCCGCAAGTGCTCGCCGGCCATCCGGAGTTGGCCGGAGCCGCGTGGGGGTGGGGCGTGGAAACCGCTTCGCACGCGCTGCGGCTGTTGTTCAGCGGCGTGTTCGACCGCTTCCCGCGCCTGAAGCTGATCCTCGGCCATATGGGCGAAGGCCTGCCTTACCAGCGCTGGCGCTTCGACAGCCGTTTTGCGGTCTATTCGCATGGCGTCAGGCTGGAGCGCGCGCCGTCCGAGTACATCGGCAGCAATATCGTCATCACCACCTCGGGCGTGTGTTCGCACGGCGCGCTGATGGGCGCCCTTGCCGAACTGGGACCGGAGGCGGTGATGTTCTCCGTCGACTACCCCTATGAGTCCACCGAAGTGGCCGCGCGGTTCATCGACAGCGCGCCGCTTGACGACACCACGCGCGCGCTGGTCTGCCACGGCAACGCGCAACGCCTGCTCAAGCTCTGA
- a CDS encoding alpha/beta fold hydrolase codes for MSTFQYGGQVHANGIRQHYLRYGGNGGEHGGRDAVVIVPGITSPAITWGFVGEQFGVHFDTYILDVRGRGLSSAEPGLDYGLDAQARDVVAFAEALGLRRYSVVGHSMGARIGLRAAAARPHGLARLVMVDPPVSGPGRRPYPAQLPWYVDSIRLSRKGTGLEGMRRFCTTWTDEQLRLRAEWLHTCNEDAVVRSFEDFHRDDIHADMPRVKVPTLLMTAGRGDVVRPEDVAEIRTLLPGVLVSHVANAGHMIPWDDEAGFYAALGDFLGAPLAQALGQSASKEPTCR; via the coding sequence ATGAGTACCTTCCAATACGGAGGCCAGGTTCATGCCAATGGCATCCGCCAGCATTACCTGCGCTACGGCGGCAATGGGGGCGAGCATGGCGGGCGCGACGCCGTCGTTATCGTGCCCGGCATCACCAGCCCCGCGATCACATGGGGTTTTGTCGGCGAGCAGTTCGGCGTGCACTTTGACACCTACATCCTCGACGTGCGCGGCCGCGGGCTGTCGTCGGCGGAGCCGGGGCTCGACTATGGCCTCGATGCGCAGGCGCGAGACGTCGTCGCCTTTGCCGAAGCGCTGGGCCTGCGGCGCTACAGCGTGGTCGGCCATTCGATGGGCGCACGGATCGGCCTGCGTGCCGCGGCGGCAAGGCCGCACGGGCTGGCGCGGCTGGTGATGGTCGACCCGCCTGTCTCGGGCCCCGGGCGTCGCCCATATCCGGCGCAACTGCCCTGGTACGTCGATTCGATCCGGCTGTCCCGGAAAGGCACCGGCCTGGAAGGCATGCGCCGCTTTTGCACGACCTGGACCGACGAGCAACTGCGCCTGCGCGCCGAATGGCTGCACACCTGCAATGAAGACGCGGTGGTGCGCAGTTTCGAGGACTTCCACCGTGACGACATCCACGCCGACATGCCGCGGGTAAAGGTGCCCACGCTGCTGATGACCGCAGGCCGTGGCGACGTCGTCCGGCCCGAAGACGTCGCCGAGATCCGCACGCTGCTGCCCGGCGTGCTGGTCAGCCACGTCGCCAATGCCGGCCACATGATCCCGTGGGACGACGAAGCGGGTTTTTACGCGGCGCTGGGGGACTTCCTCGGCGCGCCGCTGGCGCAAGCGCTGGGACAATCAGCGAGCAAGGAGCCGACATGCCGGTAA
- a CDS encoding xanthine dehydrogenase family protein molybdopterin-binding subunit, whose amino-acid sequence MTSSMEPDYPDSARGQGVGARVARKEDARHLHGKGRFVADIAMPDLQEVAFLRSPVAHARLLSVTKPSSHAAAVVVREDMTAAADIIADSAFPSYQPSAQPPLASGKVRFVGEPMAMAFAPTRAEAEDIAEQVAVSFDELPALADVTQARQLAGEVRVHEHWRDNTFLTLTADKNFEARQREATVVVRRQIDLARQCMVPMEGKAVLAYWDHQFDQLVVYSATQVPHMIRTILAHCLGLEQERVRVISPDVGGAFGYKCVLQQEELCIAWLAMTYKRPFRFIEDRREHLTAGANSREHHYDLTAYADARGRLLALDAKVVIDGGAYSVWPFTIGLEPGQAIGNLPGPYAFDGYRCETTCVATNKPGFVPYRGVARTGVCFAMELMIDAIAREVGREPWEVRCENLVPPEAMPYVNVTNKHFDGGDYPASVRKAMEMIGLPAIRARQKAGPQGNIYVGVGFGTYTEQSAHGTSVFAAWGTPVIPGFDSATVRITPDGGLEVRVGVHSHGQGMETTFAQIANEILGIDIARIKVVHGDTGLTPFSTGTYASRSLVMSGGAVSRACKALLPRLLRIGAHMLGLPQDAVVFRDGAVAAGDAGTADIARIANAWYINPHLLPPDVDAQGLEVTMGFKPAVDTGSFTYATHAVAVEVDIDSGHVEILDYVVVEDCGTMINPMVVEGQTYGGVAQGIGTAMFEAMHYDGNGQPLASTLADYMLPGPTEIPSIRIHHFETPSPHTEFGAKGMGEGGAIAPPAAIFNAVNDALRDFGVELKETPLTPRKILEALDAAEADAHNRKAA is encoded by the coding sequence ATGACATCGTCGATGGAACCGGATTACCCGGATAGCGCGCGCGGCCAGGGCGTCGGCGCTCGCGTGGCGCGCAAGGAGGACGCGCGGCACCTTCACGGCAAAGGCCGCTTCGTCGCGGACATCGCCATGCCGGACCTGCAGGAAGTGGCGTTCCTGCGCAGCCCGGTCGCGCACGCGCGGCTGCTGTCGGTGACCAAGCCGTCCAGTCACGCCGCCGCGGTGGTCGTGCGTGAAGACATGACGGCGGCTGCCGACATCATCGCCGACTCGGCCTTCCCGTCCTACCAGCCTTCGGCGCAGCCTCCGCTGGCCAGCGGCAAGGTGCGCTTCGTCGGCGAACCGATGGCGATGGCTTTTGCACCCACGCGCGCCGAGGCCGAGGACATCGCCGAGCAGGTCGCCGTGTCGTTCGACGAACTGCCCGCGCTTGCCGACGTAACCCAGGCCCGCCAGCTTGCCGGCGAGGTGCGCGTGCACGAGCACTGGCGCGACAACACCTTCCTGACGCTGACCGCCGACAAGAACTTCGAGGCGCGCCAGCGCGAGGCGACGGTGGTGGTGCGCCGCCAGATCGACCTCGCTCGGCAGTGCATGGTGCCGATGGAAGGCAAGGCGGTGCTGGCCTATTGGGACCACCAGTTCGACCAGTTGGTGGTCTACAGCGCGACGCAGGTGCCGCACATGATCCGCACGATCCTGGCGCACTGCCTGGGGCTGGAGCAGGAGCGCGTGCGTGTGATCTCGCCCGACGTGGGCGGCGCCTTCGGCTATAAATGCGTGCTGCAGCAGGAAGAACTATGCATCGCGTGGCTGGCGATGACGTACAAGCGCCCGTTCCGCTTTATAGAGGACCGGCGCGAGCACCTGACCGCCGGCGCGAACTCGCGCGAGCACCACTACGACCTGACTGCGTATGCCGATGCGCGCGGCCGCCTGCTGGCGCTCGATGCAAAGGTCGTGATCGATGGCGGTGCCTATTCGGTATGGCCTTTTACCATCGGGCTGGAACCGGGGCAGGCGATCGGCAACCTGCCGGGGCCGTACGCCTTTGACGGCTACCGCTGCGAAACCACTTGCGTGGCGACGAACAAGCCGGGCTTCGTACCCTATCGCGGCGTGGCGCGCACCGGCGTCTGCTTTGCGATGGAATTGATGATCGACGCCATCGCCCGCGAGGTGGGACGCGAACCGTGGGAGGTGCGCTGTGAAAACCTCGTGCCGCCCGAGGCCATGCCTTATGTCAACGTCACCAACAAGCATTTCGACGGCGGCGATTACCCGGCCAGCGTACGCAAGGCCATGGAGATGATCGGCCTGCCCGCGATCCGCGCGCGCCAGAAGGCGGGCCCGCAGGGCAACATCTATGTCGGCGTGGGTTTCGGCACCTACACCGAGCAATCGGCGCACGGCACCTCGGTGTTCGCCGCGTGGGGCACTCCGGTGATTCCGGGCTTCGATTCGGCGACGGTACGCATCACGCCGGACGGCGGGCTGGAGGTGCGCGTGGGCGTGCATTCGCACGGGCAGGGCATGGAGACCACCTTCGCGCAGATCGCCAACGAGATCCTTGGCATCGACATCGCGCGGATCAAGGTCGTGCACGGCGATACCGGCCTGACGCCGTTCTCGACGGGCACGTATGCGTCGCGCTCGCTGGTGATGTCCGGCGGCGCGGTGTCGCGCGCGTGCAAGGCGCTGCTGCCGCGCCTGCTGAGGATCGGTGCGCACATGCTGGGCCTGCCGCAGGATGCCGTGGTGTTCCGCGACGGGGCCGTGGCGGCCGGGGATGCGGGCACCGCCGACATCGCGCGCATCGCCAACGCCTGGTACATCAACCCGCACCTGTTGCCACCGGACGTCGATGCGCAGGGGCTGGAAGTCACGATGGGCTTCAAGCCCGCCGTCGATACCGGCAGCTTTACCTATGCCACGCATGCGGTGGCGGTGGAAGTCGACATCGATTCCGGCCACGTCGAGATTCTTGACTACGTCGTGGTGGAGGACTGCGGCACCATGATCAACCCGATGGTGGTCGAAGGGCAGACCTACGGCGGCGTGGCGCAGGGTATCGGCACCGCGATGTTCGAAGCGATGCATTACGACGGCAACGGCCAGCCACTGGCGTCGACGCTGGCGGACTACATGCTGCCGGGGCCGACCGAGATCCCGTCGATCCGCATCCATCATTTCGAGACGCCGTCGCCGCATACGGAGTTCGGCGCCAAGGGCATGGGCGAGGGCGGGGCGATCGCGCCGCCGGCGGCGATCTTCAATGCCGTCAACGACGCGTTGCGCGATTTCGGCGTCGAGCTGAAGGAGACGCCGCTGACACCGCGCAAGATCCTGGAAGCGCTGGATGCGGCCGAGGCCGATGCGCATAACCGGAAGGCAGCCTGA